aaaaaattagaaattttagAGGCTCGAGAAAGTAGTGATGGAGAGAAGAACATAGATTTGGTTGGAGAAAACATGATTTTGCCTTTTGTACAACTGGTTTTCAAATCCAGAGGGACTATGCATATTGAAAAgcattactaaaaaaaacaaaacaaagaactaaaaattaaactaacatTAAAATTAGAGAAGACATCATTTGCAAGTCCCAATCCTTCTACCTCAAAGAGAGTCTCTTCTTCACATTCCTTGATCTTAGTTACTTCCCCACTGTTTGTGACCAGGAACCCATTTAGGACACTTGGGGCTGAAGTAACTATCAACAACCCTTGAGTTCAATAGCTCGATGATCGGAGCAAACTTCACACATCTCGGTGTCTTATACTGATTAATCGATGCTCCCAGGCTGATTGCATAATCCATGAGTTTATCAAACGTTCCTGGCTCAACAATCTTGATCTCTAGCGGGCCTATGGACTTGTCACTAACCCTTCCTTGTCTATAAACAGTGCTGAGTGACTCTTCTACGGTTAAGCAGCAATCCTCAAAGACCGAAGGAGGGATCGGTGTGTTTCCATCCAAACATAGTTCCCAAAACAGGACATAATGACCGGGGATAGAACTTGTGTCTGCATAGCTTGTGTACTCAGAGAGCGAGGCATCGAATGGAACGAGGTGTGTCACTGCGTTCTTGACCGCGTTCTGAAGCTCAACCTCGTCGGTCTTGTCGGAATCTATGCTCAAGACCACATTCTTGCGACATATGAAACTGAATTGAGGCGCTTTGTTCTTGAAACCAGTCACTCGCAACAAATCACCAACTCTGTATCTGCAAAGGCCTgcaacaaaatcacaaaacttAGATTAGACTCTTGacatttttaatctttttaatattAGGTCATTCGTCTTTTTTTGTCTTACCGGCGTAAGTGGTGACAACAAGCTCATACTCCTGACCGAGCTTGACGTCAACTAGATCAACAAGCTCCTGTTGCTCTTTCTCAGTGAGTGCTTTAGGAAGGTTGATGGAGTTAGTCACACCGTTGTTTCTATGAACAGGCAAGAACTCGAANNNNNNNNNNNNNNNNNNNNNNNNNNNNNNNNNNNNNNNNNNNNNNNNNNNNNNNNNNNNNNNNNNNNNNNNNNNNNNNNNNNNNNNNNNNNNNNNNNNNNNNNNNNNNNNNNNNNNNNNNNNNNNNNNNNNNNNNNNNNNNNNNNNNNNNNNNNNNNNNNNNNNNNNNNNNNNNNNNNNNNNNNNNNNNNNNNNNNNNNNNNNNNNNNNNNNNNNNNNNNNNNNNNNNNNNNNNNNNNNNNNNNNNNNNNNNNNNNNNNNNNNNNNNNNNNNNNNNNNNNNNNNNNNNNNNNNNNNNNNNNNNNNNTCTTCTACGGTTAAGCAGCAATCCTCAAAGACCGAAGGAGGGATCGGTGTGTTTCCATCCAAACATAGTTCCCAAAACAGGACATAATGACCGGGGATAGAACTTGTGTCTGCATAGCTTGTGTACTCAGAGAGTGAGGCATCGAATGGGACGAGGTGTGTCACTGCGTTCTTGACCGCGTTCTGAAGCTCAACCTCGTCGGTCTTGTCGGAATCTATGCTCAAGACCACATTCTTGCGACATATGAAACTGAATTGAGGCGCTTTGTTCTTGAAACCAGTCACTCGCAACAAATCACCAACTCTGTATCTGCAAAGGCCTgcaacaaaatcacaaaacttAGATTAGACTCTTGacatttttaatctttttaatattagatCAATCGTCGTTTATTTCTTACCGGCGTAAGTGGTGACGACAAGCTCATACTCCTGACCGAGCTTAACATCAACTAGATCAACAAGCTCTTGTTGCTCTTTCTCAGTGAGTGCTTTAGGAAGGTTGATTGAGTTAGTCACACCGTTGTTTCTATGAACAGGCAAGAACTCGAAGTAAGCCATGGTTGGTATGAGCGTGTAAGAGACTTCGCTGGGTTTGCAGAGTGGCCTGAGGTTCACACCAAAGTAACACTCGGAAGAAGCATACATTGTGCAGACAAGAGGCAAGCCGTTGCTGTAGTAATCCAAAGTTGGAATGTACTGAGACATTGTCCCAGTCACGATCACATCCACATACTTTGTGTTAGGCCACAGCCTTGTGATAATCCCTTGCCAAGACGATTTCTTGCACTCAAATTCCACGAAATCAGCGAGCTTTGGGCTAGGTTTAAGGATCTTGGCGACAGCCTCACGCACTGAAGGATCGGTGATCAGGGCACTTAGAGTACCGGTTCTGATGTCACGGACCAACTCGGTCCAGTGCTTCTCAAGAAACTTGATGGCTCTGATGAATCCAGAGGCGAAGACAGCTCCGACTCGAAGAACCTCCTGGTGTTGGCATAAGCCACAGAGCATCTGAGAATACATGCTCTGGTAAGAGTCAGGGCAAAGGATGGTCTCGTTGGGGCTAGTGTAGGTGGTGTAAGGGTCGTAAGGTCTTTCTTTGAAATGGGAAGATTTGTAGTAGCTGGTTAAGACAGGACGAGCAGGGAGGCCTCCAGGTGTCTTGGATTCGGACTTGATGAACAAGAAATACATCCCTTTGCCTTTGTCGAGACCAGGAACAAACTGNNNNNNNNNNNNNNNNNNNNNNNNNNNNNNNNNNNNNNNNNNNNNNNNNNNNNNNNNNNNNNNNNNNNNNNNNNNNNNNNNNNNNNNNNNNNNNNNNNNNNNNNNNNNNNNNNNNNNNNNNNNNNNNNNNNNNNNNNNNNNNNNNNNNNNNNNNNNNNNNNNNNNNNNNNNNNNNNNNNNNNNNNNNNNNNNNNNNNNNNNNNNNNNNNNNNNNNNNNNNNNNNNNNNNNNNNNNNNNNNNNNNNNNNNNNNNNNNNNNNNNNNNNNNNNNNNNNNNNNNNN
The sequence above is a segment of the Camelina sativa cultivar DH55 chromosome 10, Cs, whole genome shotgun sequence genome. Coding sequences within it:
- the LOC104717511 gene encoding indole-3-acetic acid-amido synthetase GH3.5-like; the protein is MPTIEEELDRRSLLYSLLMPVMSQFVPGLDKGKGMYFLFIKSESKTPGGLPARPVLTSYYKSSHFKERPYDPYTTYTSPNETILCPDSYQSMYSQMLCGLCQHQEVLRVGAVFASGFIRAIKFLEKHWTELVRDIRTGTLSALITDPSVREAVAKILKPSPKLADFVEFECKKSSWQGIITRLWPNTKYVDVIVTGTMSQYIPTLDYYSNGLPLVCTMYASSECYFGVNLRPLCKPSEVSYTLIPTMAYFEFLPVHRNNGVTNSINLPKALTEKEQQELVDLVDVKLGQEYELVVTTYAGLCRYRVGDLLRVTGFKNKAPQFSFICRKNVVLSIDSDKTDEVELQNAVKNAVTHLVPFDASLSEYTSYADTSSIPGHYVLFWELCLDGNTPIPPSVFEDCCLTVEESLSTVYRQGRVSDKSIGPLEIKIVEPGTFDKLMDYAISLGASINQYKTPRCVKFAPIIELLNSRVVDSYFSPKCPKWVPGHKQWGSN